The following are encoded together in the Tamandua tetradactyla isolate mTamTet1 chromosome 14, mTamTet1.pri, whole genome shotgun sequence genome:
- the LOC143656327 gene encoding cysteine-rich protein 1-like isoform X1, with protein sequence MPKCPKCAKEVYFPERVTSLGKDWHRPCLKCEKCGRTLTSGGHAKHEGKPYCNHPCYAAMFGPKGGGIPICCPPATHHAAGLPKAKSHPDSSTPL encoded by the exons ATGCCCAAGTGCCCCAAATGCGCCAAGGAGGTGTACTTCC CCGAGCGGGTGACATCCCTGGGCAAGGACTGGCATCGCCCCTGCCTGAAGTGTGAGAAATGTGGAAGAACCCTGACTTCGGGGGGCCATGCCAAG CATGAGGGCAAGCCCTACTGCAACCACCCCTGCTATGCAGCCATGTTCGGGCCCAAAG GTGGTGGAATCCCCATCTGCTGCCCCCCAGCCACCCACCATGCTGCTGGCCTCCCTAAGGCAAAATCACACCCAGACTCCTCAACTCCCTTGTAG
- the LOC143656327 gene encoding cysteine-rich protein 1-like isoform X2, with amino-acid sequence MPKCPKCAKEVYFPERVTSLGKDWHRPCLKCEKCGRTLTSGGHAKHEGKPYCNHPCYAAMFGPKGFGRGGAESHTFK; translated from the exons ATGCCCAAGTGCCCCAAATGCGCCAAGGAGGTGTACTTCC CCGAGCGGGTGACATCCCTGGGCAAGGACTGGCATCGCCCCTGCCTGAAGTGTGAGAAATGTGGAAGAACCCTGACTTCGGGGGGCCATGCCAAG CATGAGGGCAAGCCCTACTGCAACCACCCCTGCTATGCAGCCATGTTCGGGCCCAAAG GCTTTGGGCGGGGAGGAGCTGAGAGTCACACTTTCAAGTAA
- the LOC143656325 gene encoding disintegrin and metalloproteinase domain-containing protein 21-like, translated as MELGMKLTEGQGTRSRGPFLLLGLWALLGPVQCSQGRPLWRYISSEVVIPRKQMHHGKGIQVPGWVSYSLKFGGQRHVIHMRLKKLLLPRHLPVISQDNQGAIQMDYPYIPRDCYYLGFLEDIPYSLVTVDTCYGGIEGIMKLDDLAYEIKPLKNSHTFEHIVSQLVAEKNATEPAYRLGHKEDTDPLFSAANVSAALRTPPRRHASHASGIQGLPQCSYATYTVYNNFTKAVKFLINMASIMDALFWRLHMRYHVVGLMVYNQRNPAALGDYKVPGNPFHRVYSDTVYKTIPHHSSFVVDRDAPFDSEFNAVHYGICKAQGLIIVGHLGRHYLYLSVIATQQTGRTLGLNYDSSECYCYRRAFCIMYRYPGLTDAFSNCSILHLQNTIKPYMSCLFSTPRTFVNQTLTITRCGNGIVESKEQCDCGSFKQCYDDPCCQNDCRLTTNSICDVGGCCTNCTYSPPGTLCRPIANICDLPEYCTGYTYNCPHDFYMQDGTPCTEEGYCYRGNCTDRNVHCKEIFGIDAIAAQDACYNINTKGNRFGHCRREEHVSSFTRCAKEDVKCGRLQCSNVTQLPQLQEHVSFHQSVISGFTCFGVDAHRSTGTTDVGLVRNGTPCASGLFCSNTYCNATMAAIKYDCDPNKCNYRGVCNNRRNCHCHIGWAPPLCLSKGSGGSVDSGPPLPTRRSVTQSKELVEYLRVFFGRIYGLIFAFLIGLATNVRNVKTVKVTDMEDKTMQGKSTVKPEQDKSKKK; from the coding sequence ATGGAGCTGGGTATGAAGCTGACAGAGGGCCAGGGGACCCGCAGCAGAGGTCCCTTCTTACTGCTTGGGCTCTGGGCCCTCCTGGGTCCAGTGCAATGTTCTCAAGGCCGTCCCTTGTGGCGCTATATCTCCTCCGAGGTCGTGATTCCCAGGAAGCAGATGCACCATGGTAAGGGTATTCAGGTGCCAGGCTGGGTGTCCTATAGCCTAAAATTTGGCGGCCAGAGACACGTCATCCACATGCGACTCAAGAAACTGCTCTTGCCCAGACATCTGCCGGTGATATCCCAGGACAACCAAGGAGCCATCCAGATGGACTATCCCTATATCCCAAGAGACTGTTACTACCTCGGCTTCCTGGAGGATATTCCTTACTCCCTGGTCACCGTTGACACATGCTATGGGGGTATCGAAGGGATCATGAAGCTAGATGACCTTGCCTATGAAATCAAACCCCTCAAGAATTCCCACACGTTTGAACACATCGTTTCTCAGCTAGTGGCAGAGAAAAATGCAACAGAGCCTGCATATAGACTAGGACACAAAGAGGATACGGACCCCTTGTTCTCTGCAGCCAACGTCAGTGCAGCCCTGAGGACGCCTCCTAGACGTCATGCTTCCCATGCAAGTGGGATTCAAGGCCTTCCTCAATGTTCTTATGCAACATATACTGTATACAACAATTTCACAAAAGCCgtcaaatttttaataaatatggcCAGCATAATGGATGCATTATTCTGGCGTCTTCACATGAGGTACCATGTAGTTGGTTTGATGGTCTACAACCAAAGGAATCCGGCCGCCCTGGGTGATTATAAGGTGCCAGGAAATCCATTTCATAGAGTGTATTCAGACACTGTCTATAAAACTATTCCACACCACTCATCTTTTGTGGTGGATAGAGATGCACCTTTTGACTCAGAATTTAATGCAGTTCATTATGGCATATGCAAGGCACAGGGTTTAATAATCGTTGGCCATCTAGGCAGACATTATTTGTATTTATCTGTGATTGCAACACAGCAAACTGGGAGAACTTTGGGTCTAAATTATGATAGTTCTGAATGTTATTGCTACAGGAGGGCCTTCTGCATTATGTACAGATACCCTGGGTTAACAGATGCGTTCAGCAACTGCAGCATTTTACATCTGCAAAACACAATTAAACCGTATATGAGTTGCCTATTCTCAACGCCTCGCACATTTGTTAATCAAACTTTAACAATAACTCGTTGTGGAAACGGAATAGTGGAATCAAAGGAGCAGTGTGACTGTGGCTCCTTCAAGCAGTGTTATGATGACCCATGCTGTCAGAACGACTGTCGGTTGACAACTAACAGCATTTGTGATGTGGGAGGGTGCTGTACAAACTGTACTTACTCCCCACCTGGGACACTCTGTAGACCTATCGCAAACATATGTGACCTTCCAGAGTACTGCACTGGGTACACCTACAATTGCCCTCATGACTTTTACATGCAAGACGGAACCCCATGCACTGAGGAGGGCTACTGCTATAGAGGCAACTGCACAGACCGCAACGTGCACTGCAAAGAAATCTTTGGTATAGATGCTATAGCTGCCCAAGATGCTTGCTATAAtataaatactaaaggaaaccGATTTGGACACTGTAGGAGAGAAGAACATGTATCAAGTTTTACAAGATGTGCAAAGGAAGATGTTAAGTGTGGGAGGTTGCAGTGCAGCAATGTCACTCAGCTTCCCCAGTTGCAGGAACATGTTTCATTCCATCAGTCTGTTATCTCAGGGTTCACGTGTTTTGGGGTGGACGCACACCGTTCAACAGGAACAACTGACGTTGGACTTGTGAGAAATGGTACCCCCTGTGCCAGTGGATTGTTCTGTTCAAATACCTATTGCAATGCAACTATGGCTGCAATTAAATATGACTGTGACCCCAACAAGTGCAATTATAGAGGAGTCTGCAACAATAGAAGAAACTGTCATTGTCACATAGGCTGGGCTCCTCCATTATGTCTCAGCAAAGGTAGTGGTGGCAGTGTAGACAGTGGACCCCCTCTACCGACAAGGCGGTCCGTGACGCAAAGTAAAGAACTGGTGGAATATTTGAGAGTGTTCTTTGGTCGCATCTATGGTTTGATATTTGCATTCCTCATTGGGTTGGCCACAAACGTACGAAATGTCAAAACTGTCAAAGTCACAGACATGGAAGATAAGACCATGCAAGGTAAATCCACTGTTAAACCTGAGCAAGATAAaagtaagaagaaatag